TTTAACAGGACTCAAGGCAAATTGATTTATACTTATTAATAATCGCTTAAAGACGATTCTAATTGTGTCAGGGCAGTTTCTAATTGTTCATCATTTGGTGCTACGCCATGCCACCCATGGTCATCTTCCATAAAATCAACGCCTTTTCCCATAATGGTTTTCATCAGGATCATTACGGGTTTTCCCTTTCCGGTTCTGGATTTGGCTTCTTTCAATCCCTTTAATACAGCCTCCATATCATTGCCATTTATCTCCATTACATCCCAGCCAAAAGCTTCCCATTTTGCGCGTAAGTCGCCCAAATCCAATACATCTTTTAGATCACCGTCAATTTGTTTGCTGTTCCAGTCAATGGTAGAAATCAGATTGTCAACTTTATTATGCGCAGCAAACATAGCAGCTTCCCAGATTTGTCCTTCCTGTAATTCCCCATCACCGTGCAATGAATATACCATTTGCGTATCTCCATCTAGTTTTTTTGATAAAGCGGCACCAATGGCAACTGAAAGCCCCTGGCCAAGAGAACCGGAGGCTACACGAATGCCTGGCAAATCTTCCATTGTTGTGGGATGGCCCTGAAGCCGGGAATCAATTTTCCTAAAAGTGCTCAATTCTTCCACGGGGAAATATCCTGAGCGCGCCAAAACACTGTACCAAACCGGGGAAATATGTCCATTGGAAAGAAAAAACAAATCTTCTCCATCTCCTTGCATATTGAAATCCGTGGAGTGGTTTAACTCTGAAAAGTAAAGAGCCGTAAAAAAATCTGCACAACCCATGGATCCGCCCGGATGCCCGGAACTTGCGCCATTGGTCATTCTTACAATATCTCTTCTTACTTGTTGGGCAATGTTTTTTAGGTCTTGAACGCTTGGCATAATTCAGGGGGTTAGTTTGAAATCAAAAGTACGCTTTTCAGAAATTTTCAGCTATTAAATGGATTGAAACTTATCAACGGGGAAAGTTGATAGGAATGGTTCGTAATTCATTTAACAATTACAGCTCACTTTTATCAATGCCCGCTTGTTTGATAATGCTGATCAATGTCCCTTTGGGAATATCTTTATTGTGTTTGGGGACGATCACTCTTTTAGAGCGGTCGGGAAGCATGTAAATGTGATGGCTGCCCGAAGTTCTGTCAAGTAAAAAATCCTCGGGGAAAGCCCACGAGGTATTTATTTGAAAAAATATTTTTGATCTCGAGGCAAGCCTCGGAGCATTTAAATCTCGATTATCGAGTAAAAATCCTTTTTTCTAAAAAAGTCATTCCAAACACCACCTACCACCCTTCAACTTTAGCAAACTTATTTGTAATGTCCTTTAGCTGAAAGGATATTTACTGTATTTGCCTCTACTTCGTAAATAAGCCTATGCTCCCTGCTGATTCTTCGCGACCACATGCCAGAAAGATTATGTTTTAGGGGTTCAGGTTTTCCAGTCCCTGTAAATGGATGTTCCGCTAATTCTTCCAATAGC
Above is a window of Chitinophagales bacterium DNA encoding:
- a CDS encoding transketolase; the encoded protein is MPSVQDLKNIAQQVRRDIVRMTNGASSGHPGGSMGCADFFTALYFSELNHSTDFNMQGDGEDLFFLSNGHISPVWYSVLARSGYFPVEELSTFRKIDSRLQGHPTTMEDLPGIRVASGSLGQGLSVAIGAALSKKLDGDTQMVYSLHGDGELQEGQIWEAAMFAAHNKVDNLISTIDWNSKQIDGDLKDVLDLGDLRAKWEAFGWDVMEINGNDMEAVLKGLKEAKSRTGKGKPVMILMKTIMGKGVDFMEDDHGWHGVAPNDEQLETALTQLESSLSDY
- a CDS encoding type II toxin-antitoxin system HicA family toxin yields the protein MFFQINTSWAFPEDFLLDRTSGSHHIYMLPDRSKRVIVPKHNKDIPKGTLISIIKQAGIDKSEL
- a CDS encoding Txe/YoeB family addiction module toxin, with the protein product MSYHLDFTDTAKKDISAHKKAGNKTVLNKLLTLLEELAEHPFTGTGKPEPLKHNLSGMWSRRISREHRLIYEVEANTVNILSAKGHYK